Genomic segment of Arthrobacter antioxidans:
GGCCCGGACGGTGTCGGTGCCCGTCGCCGCGCCCGCGGCGTTCGTGGCGGCTGCTCCCGCGGCGCCGGTCCAGCAGGCCGCTGCTGTCGCCCCCGCTCCGGCCGTGTCCACGGCTCCGGCCCCGGGCGTGCACCTGGCCTCCGCCGACATCACGCCGATCGCGACCTCCGGCAGCGCCGGCGGTACCCTCCTGGCTTCCGCCCAGTCACAGCTCGCCGCCGGTGCCGTCCAGGACTGCACCATCCTGGTCGAGAAGGCGCTGCGCGCCGCGGGCATCGCCGTAGGCGATCTCGGGCCCTCGCAGTTCTTCCGGTTCGGCTCCACCGTGGGCACCCCGGCTCCGGGTGACCTCGTCATCACCGGCGGTCACGTCGCGATCTACGCCGGCGGCGGCCAGGTCATCAGCAGCGGCATGAACGGCGCGAACCTCACCATGAAGCACTCCCTCTCGGACCTCCCGGGAGCCTCCTTCGTCCGGGTCGCTGGCTGACACCGGAACGAACCACACGCGGGAAGCGGCAGGCGCTTGGACGGGGCCCCTGCCGCTTCCTTCCTTTAACGCCGGGTCGCCCCAGGGCGCATCACCGGCGGGACAGTACGTCCTGGATCCCCGGGATGCACCCTTCGTTCTGCAGGGAGGTGGTGTCCCCGAGCGCTGAGCCCTCGTAGAGCTGCGTCAGCAGGCGGCGCATGATCTTCCCGGAGCGCGTCTTCGGCACGTCGGGTACGACGACGACGGCGGACGGCCGCGCGATCGGCCCGATGGCCGTCGCGACATGGGCGCGGAGCGTCGAGGCGACGTCCGTCTCCGGATCGGCGCCCGCGGCCAGCACCACGAACGCCGCGATGGCATGACCTGTCAGGGGATCGGGCACGGGGCAGGCGCCGGCCTCGGTGACGAGCGGGTGGGCGACGAGCGCCGATTCGATCTCGATCGTGGACAGCCGGTGGCCCGAGACGTTGATGACGTCGTCCACGCGGCCCAGGATCCAGGTGTCGCCGTCGTCGTCGTACCGTGCGCCGTCGCCGGCCAGGAACCAGCCCTGCGCCGCGAACGTGCGCCAGTAGGAGTCGAGGTAGCGCTGCGGGTCGCCCCAGACGGTGCGTGCCATGGCCGGGCCGTGACGGTCCACCACGATCAGGCCCTGCACGCCCGGCGGGACGGGACGGCCCTCCTCGTCGACGATGCGCGTGCTGACCCCGGGCAGCGCGCGGGCGGCGCACCCCGGCTTGAAGTCCGCATCGGTGGGGCTGGGGGAGAGCACGGTGGCGCCGGTCTCCGACTGCCACCAGGTGTCGACGACGGGCACCTCGTCGCGGCCGAGGTTCCGGCGGAACCAGCGCCACGCCTCGGGGTTGACCGCCTCGCCGACCGTGCCGAGCACGCGGATGCTCGAGAGGTCGTAGGAGCACGGGACGCCGTCCGGGAACCAGCCCATGAGCGAGCGCACCAGCGTGGGCGCGGTGTAGTAGCTCGTGACGCCGTAGCGTTCGATGACCTCGAGGTGGCGTCCCGGATGGGGCGTGTTGGGTGTGCCCTCGTAGAGGACCTGCGTGGCCCCGTTGGAGAGCGGACCGTACAGCTCGTAGGTGTGGGCGGTGACCCAGGCGAGGTCGGCGGTGCACCAGTGGACGTCCTGCCCGCGCAGCGCCGGATCGGGGTTGCTGAAGAGGTGCTCGAAACTCCAGGACGCCTGCGTGAGGTACCCGCCCGAGGTGTGCACGAGGCCCTTGGGCTTCCCCGTGGTCCCCGACGTGTACATGATGAACAGCGGCGTCTCGGCGTCGAACGCCTCCGGCTCGTGGTGCGGTGAGGCGGTGTCGACGACGTCGTGCCACCACACGTCGCGGCCGTCGGTCCAGCTGATGTCCGAGCCGGTGCGGCGGACCACGAGGACGTGCTCGATGCTGTTGTCCCCGGCCACCGCGGCGTCGGCGTTGTCCTTCACGGGCACGGCGACGCCCCGCCGGAACTGGCCGTCCGTGGTGACCAGCAGCTTGGCACCGGTGTCCTCGACGCGGAAGCGGAGCGCCTCCGCCGAGAACCCGCCGAAGACCAGCGAGTGCACGGCGCCGATCCGCGCGCAGGCGAGCGTGATGACCACCGTCTCGACGAGGACCGGCAGGTAGACGACCACGCGGTCGCCCGTCCCGATGCCCAGTGCCAGCAGCGCGTTCGCGGCCCGCGACACCTCGTCCTGCAGGTCCGCGTAGGTGACGGTGCGGCGGTCCCCGGGCTCGCCCTCGAAGTGGAGTGCCACGCGGTCGCCGCGCCCGGCCCGGACATGCCGGTCCACGCAGTTCGCGGCGACGTTCAGGGTACCGCCCGAGAACCACTCGATGGCCGGGATGCTGAGGGTCCCGTCCGCCTGCGGCTCCGCCTTCTCGAAGGAGTGCACGGTGTGCCACGGCGTGTCCCAGTCGAGCCGTGCGGCCTGTTCGGCCCAGAAGGCGAGGCGCCCGGCCTCCTCCTGGGCTGCGGTGGCCGCGTCCGTACCGGTGCCTGCCGTGCCGGTGCCTACGCCCACCGTCGCACCGCCCAGCGTTCCGCGATGCCGAGGAGCGCATCCGTCGTCTTGCCGATCACGGCCAGCAGGATGATCGCGAGGATGATGCGGTCCACGCGGCCCGTCTGCTGGGAGTCCGTGAGCAGGAAGCCCAGGCCCATGGACGAGGCGATGAGTTCGGCGGCCACGAGGAACAGCCAGGACTGCGCGAGCGCCAGACGGAGGCCCGAGAACAGCGCGGGCACGACGGCGGGCAGCTGCACCGTGGTCAGCAGGCGGAGGCCGTTGAGGCCGAATGCCCGGGCGGCCTCCACGAGGTTGCGGTCCACGTGCCGCAGGCCGAGGTAGAGCGTGGTGAAGACGGGGAAGAAGGCTCCGATGCTGATGAGCGTGACCTTCGAGTCCTCGTTGATGCCGATCCACAGGACCAGCAGCGGGACCCACGCGAGGGACGGGACGGCGCGCAGGGCCCCCACGGTGGGGGTGAGCAGCACGTCCGCGAGGCGGGACAGGCCCAGGAGGGCGCCGGCGAGCACTCCGAGCAGGGAACCGATGACGAAGCCGAGGACCACGCGCTGGGTGGAGATCAGGATGTGCGTGGCGAGCTGGCCGCGCTCCGCCAGGTCCACGGCTGCCGCCAGGACCGACGCCGGCGAGGGGAGCTGCGACGGGCGGAAGAAGCCCGACGCCGTGCTGACGTGCCAGGCCAGCAGGATCAGCGCCGGGACGATGAGCCCGAGCAGCACGACGCCGGCCCGGCGGGCCGTCCGGCCCCGGCCCGCGTCATTCCGCGGCGCCTCGGGTCCGGTCACCGACGCACCGATCGCCACCAGGCCCTGCGCGCTCACCGGCGCCGCGTGGTCGGCGCTCATGAATCGGAGCCGATGGACGCTGGATCGGCGCTCTCGACGAGCGAGGCGTCGAACAGGGAGTCGAGGGCTTCGTCGATCTCCTCCTGGGACTTCACGTCACCGGTCTCCACGAACACGGGGCCGATCTTCTCCAGGACGCTGCGCTGGGCGTCGCCCGGGGCGGGGTCGACGTCGAGGTTCGTGCGGTCGATGATGACCGACTCGGCGATCGCCGGGTCGATCGCGGCGACCTCGGCGAGGATCGCGGCGGTCTCCTCGGGGTTCTCCTTCGCCCATTCCCGGGCCTTCTCGTAGGCGTCCACCACGGTCTGGGCGACGTCCGGCTTCTCCTCGAGGAAGTCCTCCGTGGCGTTGAGGAAGCCGTAGGTGTTGAAGTCGATGTCACGGAAGAACAGCTCCGCGCCGTCCTGCTCCGCGGCGGCCATGATCGGGTCCAGGCCGGACCAGGCGTCCACGGCGCCGCTGGCGAGGGCGGCACGGCCGTCGGCGTGCTGCAGGTTCTCGATCGTGACCTCGGACTGGTCCACGCCCGCGGCCTCGAGCGCCTGCAGGAGGAAGAAGTAGGGGTCGGTCCCGCGGGTCGCTGCGATGGACTTGCCCCGCAGGTCCTCGACGCTCGCGATCCCGGAGTCGGGGAGCGTGACGAGCGCCGCCCACTCGGGCTGCGAGTAGATGTCGATCGCCTTGATCGGGGAGCCGTTGGAGCGGGCGAGCAGCGCCGCCGACCCGGCGGTGGACCCGACGTCGATCGCCCCGGCGCGCAGAGCCTCGTTGGCCTTGTTCGACCCCGCGGACTGCACCCAGTTGACGGTGATGTCCTGCTCGGCGAGTTCCTCCTCGAGCCAGCCCTGCTCCTTGATGATGAGGCTCAGCGGGTTGTAGGTGGCGAAGTCGATGGTGAGCTCCCCGCCCTCCGTGGCTCCGCCGTCGGCGGCCTGCGTGTCGGAGGCGTTCTCTCCGGCCAGGCAGCCGCTGAGGCTGAGCGAGAGGGCGGTGGCGAGGGCGAGGGTCGGCAGGAGGGCGCTGCGGTTCATGGTGGTCCTTCGGTGGAGGGTGGGGGCAGTGAGCAGGCACGGTGGCAGCGCGGTGCGACGGCGCTGCGGGGGAGGGGTGGGGCGGCGGGACTAGTGCCCGGTGACGCCGAGCATCGACAGCAGGGTGCTGCGGAGTGCTCCGAGGTCCGCGGAGTTGCGGTCGCGCGGGCGGTCGCCGGGCACGGCGACGAGTTCCGCGATGGTGGAGCCCTCCGGTCCGTCATCGTCCCCGCGGCCGAGCACGAGGATGCGGTCGGCGAGCTGGAGGGCCTCGTCGACGTCGTGCGTGACCAGCAGCACCGTGGTGGGCTGCGCGCGGTGGATGTCCAGGAGGAGGTCCTGCATCCTGATGCGGGTGAGGGCGTCGAGCGCGCCGAAGGGTTCGTCGAGCAGGAGGACCCCGGGGTTGCGGGCCAGGGCGCGTGCGAGCGACGTCCGCTGGGCCATGCCGCCGGAGACCTCGCGGGGGCGGTGCTTCGCGAAGGTATCCAGCCCCACGAGCTTCAGCAGCTCGAGGACCTTCGCCTTGCCCGCGCTGGCGCTGGAGGACTTCGGGAGTCCGATCGCCACGTTGGCCTGCAGGGTGTGCCACGGCAGCAGCCGGGGTTCCTGGAAGGCCACGGCGCACCGCTCGTCGATGCCCGTCACCGGCGTGCCGTCGATCAGGACCTGCCCGTTGTCGGGGATGTCGAGTCCGGCGGCGGCGCGCAGGAGGGTGGACTTGCCGCAGCCGCTCGTGCCGAGGATGGCGAGGATCTCGCCGGGGTCCACGTCCACGGTCACATCCCGGAGGACGGTGCGGCGGTTCGCGGACGAACCGAAACTGCGCCCGAGCCCGGCGAAGCGGACGCCGAGGGCCTGTTTGTGGTGGGACTGGGTGCTGCCGGGTGCCAGAACTGCGGTCATGGTATCTCCATCGGTCCTGGCGGTAGCACCCTACGGACCGAGCCTTCGCCACCGTGTCCGGTGGTTCCCGTGGCTCGGACCTCGATATCGCCCGGCATCAGGGGGATGCGGACGACCAGGGTTGCTGCGGCGTCACTGATCCAGGTCTCTCAGCCGCTCGGGATGGTCACTCCTATGAAACGCCCGGCGTCCCGCCGGAGCAAAATGGGACGTGTAACAAACGCTGTAACAATGGCAGGACACACCGGGAGGCTCCGTGGCGCACCAGAACGATCCGCAGGTCATCAGAAGGCTCCTGACCGAGCACGGCCGGTGGGCGGTGGTGGGCCTGTCCGACAACCCGCGCCGCGTCGCCGTCGGGGTGTCGCGGTTCCTGCAGGACGGACTGGGCATGGAGATCATCCCCGTGAGCCTGAAGGGCGACGACGTCCATGGCCGGCAGGGCTACACACGGCTGGCGGACATCCCCGGTCCGATCGACGTCGTCGACTGTTTCGTGAACTCGTCCCGGGTGGGCGCCGTCGTGGACCAGGCGATCGCCGTGGGCGCGAAGGCCGTGTGGCTGCAGCTCGGCGTGATCGACGAGGACGCCGCCCGCCGCGCAGCGGAGGCGGGACTCGACGTCGTCATGGACACGTGCCCCGCGATGGAGGCGCCGGCGCTCGGGCTCTGACGCCTACATGCGCTGGTACTTCGACCGCACCGCCATGAAGACGCCGTAGGCCATGAGGCCCAGGGCCACGGCGCCGAGGAGCCAGACGCCGAAGGGCTGGTCCCGCAGCGACTTCAGGGCGCCGTCGAGCCCGGTGGACTGCTCGGGGTTGTTCGTGACCGTGGCGACGATGATCAGGACGCCGAGGACCCCGAGGGCGAAGCCCTTCGCGATGTACCCCACCATCCCGAGCACGACGACGGCCGTGCCGGCCCGTCCCGAGGGGAGACCCGAGAGGTTCTTGAGGAAGTGGCGGGTGGCTCCGCTGTAGGCGAAGTATCCGCCGACCACGAGGATGCCGATGCCGACCGCGAGGAGGAGTGCCACCCCGGCCGGGTTGGTCATGAGGGAGCCGGTCAGCGAACTCGCGCTGCTGCTGCTGTCGCTGGAACCACCGAGTGCGTACCGGCCGAAGGTCACGCCGATCGCGGCGTACACCACGGCCTGCCCGCCGCTCTTGGCCTGTACCTTGAGCTTGTCCTTGCCATGGCGTCCCTTCGCACCGAAGAACACCTCGCTGAACTGGAACAGGGCGAGGGCGATGCAGCCGATGAAGCAGAACCACAGGAGTGCCGTGCCGCCGGGGTTGCCGGCCAGCTGCCCGATCGCGCCGCTCTGGTCGGCCTCGCCGGAGCTGCCGCGCGCCAGGCCGAGGGCTATCAGGCCGATCAGGAGGTGCAGGATGCCGGCGGCCACGTAGCCGGCGCGGGCCGCGACCTCGAGTCCCTTCGAGTTCGCGGCGTCCTCCGCGGCGTCGGACGCCTTGTCCGCCGCGTCCCTGCCCGGCATGCCGGTCCCTGGTGCCATGATGTTCCCGCCTCCCTTGTCGTTGTCCCGTGTCGATCCCGTTCGTCGATCGGCGGGGCGGACGTCACAGGTGGGTCCGGGCCGGTCTGGACCTCCATCCTGCCACTGCTCGTCCATCGGCGCGCGCCGGTCCGTTTCGGGTCCACTAGGTTGGGACCGGACCCGTTCCGCCGGGGTCCAGGCGGTGAGGCATCGAGGGAAGAGGCACGCATGGAACAGTTCACGTACGAGGAGCGCGGCGCGACGGACCGGCCCTTCCCCGAGTCCCTCGAGGGCGGCTGGCCCGCCGGCTTCACCGTCGTGGTGCAGTCCCACGAGATTGCTGTCGAGGATCCTTCGGCTGCCTTCATCGCCCTCACGGAGGGCATCCTGGCGTGGGAGCTGCACCGCGGGGCCGGGCTCACCATGGAGTCCGACGCCGGGCGGGCCGATCCCGGTGTCCGCGTGGTCTCCGGGTTCGGGGCGGGCCCCGCGCGGATCAAGGCTCCGTGCAGGGTCATCTGGTCGCGGCCCCCGCAGCTCGACGGCGCGGGCAGGGCGGTCCCGGGCCAGCGCGGCGGGTTCGGGTACGGCACGCTGCCCGGCCACCCGGTGCGGGGCGAGGAGGGATTCTACGCCGAGCTGACGGCCGACAACCGGCTGCTGTTCATCTGCTCCGCCTACAGCGTGCCGGCGAGCCTCGTCTACCGGCTCGCGGCTCCCGTGACCAGGCTGACCCAGCGGTACGTCCTGTGGCGGTACGTGAAGGCCGCGCGGGCGCTCGCGGGCTCCTAGCCTCCTGCCCCGTGCCGTCGTCGTCCCCGCGCCCGCTGCGGCGGACATCCTGCCGTCGCGGATCCGAAACGGGCGCGTAACGCCCCGCCGCTAGCTTGGGAAGCTCCACGACCCGGAGGGAATCCAGCATGGCTGACGTAGTGGGGCAGGAAGCTGCCGAGGTGTTGACGGACGGATTGGGCAGGAGGAATTTCATGGGAGTGGTCGCCGCTCTCGGCGCGCTCTCCGCCGCATCGGTCGCAGGAGCGACGCCCGCGATCGCCGGCGGGCCCGGAACGGAGCGCGAACCTGCAGCACCGGGCAAGGCTCCGGGCGCGCCCGGCCACGGACCCGGGGGCACGAAGGGACAGGCCGACATCCTGCAGCCGGGACGCGGCCGGATCCGCGGCGATCACTACCTCTCCTCCACCCCCGACGACGTCCTCTGGGGCTATGTGCCCACCGTGGACGCGGCGCCCGTCATGACGATCCGGTCCGGCCGGACGGTCACCATCGACGCCCTCTCGCACGAGGGGATCCTCGAGGACCAGGGACGCGACCCGGTGGAGTACTTCGGCGCGCTCGGGGTCGGCCGGTCGTCGGTCCTGGACGACGCCGTGGACATCGCCGCCGGCTACCGTCGGACGGAGCGGCGCTTCGACGTCGACGGCCCGCACATCGTCACCGGGCCCATCGCCGTCGAAGGCGCCGAACCCGGTGACGTGCTGAAGATCGAGACCCTCGAGGCGGTCCCCCGGGTTCCCTACGGCGTGGTCTCCAGCCGGCATGGGAAGGGCGGCCTCGCGGTGCAGCCCGGTCCCACGCCACCGGCCGGGATCACCCTCGAGGAGATCATGCCGCCGGTGGCCACCGACAACCGGGCGTCGGGCATCCCGTCGGACTACGGCAACGTCTCGGTGTTCACGCGGATCGAGAAGGGCAAGGGCGTGATGACCAGCGGGGACATGACCGTCCGGTTCCCGCTGCGGCCCTTCATGGGGATGATGGGCGTGGCCTTCGCGGACGCCGACGGCCTGACGGCACCCGAGGCCAACTCCGTCCCGCCGACGCTCGGTGGAGGCAACATCGACATCCGCCACCTCGGCGCGGGGTCCACCTTCTACCTGCCGGTCAAGGCGCCGGGCGCCCTCTTCTACGTCGGCGATCCGCACATGGGCATGGGCGACGGCGAGGTGGCGCTCACCGCGATGGAGGGCTCACTGCGCGGGACCTTCCGGCTGACGGTGTGCAAACCCGGCTCCGGCGATGCCCCCTCGGTCGCCTACTCCTACCCCTTCGGCGAGACGAAGGACGCCTGGATCCCGATCGGCCTGTCCGATCCGGACGGGCTCGCCGGCGGGGGCGTATCGGGCGACCTGAACGTCGCCATGCGCCGCGCCATCATCAACGCCCTCGACTTCCTGCAGCACGATCGCGGCATGGACCGCGCAGTGGCCTACGCCTACCTCTCGGCGGCGGCGGACTTCGCGGTATCGCAGGTCGTCGACCGGACGGTCGGGGTGCACGGGCTGATCGCGAAGGCGCATTTCGGCTGAGCTGGACGGCGCGGAGGTCGTCCTGCGTGGGCGGCGTGACGCCGCCCACGCGGTCGGGAACCCGCGGCGGGTGAGCAGACCGGGACTGCTCAGCCGAAGTGCTTCGGCAGCGTCCCCTCGTGGGCCTCGCGCAGCCGGTCCAGCGGCAGGGTGAAGTAGCCCTGCACGTCGAGCGCCTGGTTCTCCGTATCGACCACGCCGATCCGGATGGTGGGGAAGTTCCGCGCCGTGCACATGTCGTTGAAGCGGACCTCCTCGGAGCGGGGGACGCTGACGACGGCGCGGGCCTGGCTCTCGCTGAACAGTGCGGTGAACGCGTCGATGCCGTCGCGCTCGCACAACTCGTCGAGGCCGATCCGAGCGCCGACACCGAAGCGCAGCGCCATCTCGCTCAGCGCGGCCGCGAGGCCACCCTCGGAGAGGTCGTGGGCGCCGTCGATCATGCCGTCCCGCGAGCAGTTGACGAGGATCGCTGCGAGCGTCTTCTCGGCGGCGAGGTCCAGCGCCGGAGGCTGCCCGCCGAGGTGCCCGCGCAGGTTGGCCCACTCGGAGCCGTCCAGCTCGTCCGCCGTCGTGCCCAGCAGGTAGATGGCCTGGCCGTCCTCATGCCAGCCCGACGGCGTGCGGCGGGCGACGTCGTCGAACACGCCGAGGACGCCGACCACCGGGGTGGGGTGGATGGCGACGCCGCCGGTCTGGTTGTACAGCGAGACGTTGCCGCCGGTCACGGGCACGCCGAGCTCCTGGCAGGCGTCGGCGAGGCCGCGGACGGTCTCGGCGAACTGCCACATCACCTCGGGGTCCTCGGGGGAGCCGAAGTTCAGGCAGTCGGTGACGGCGAGCGGCTCGGCGCCCGACGTCGCCACGTTCCGGTACGCCTCGGCGAGCGCCAGACGCGCCCCCTCGTAGGGGTTCAGGTAGGAGTAGCGTCCGTTCGCGTCGGTGGAGATCGCGACGCCGAGGCCGGTCTCCTCGTCGACCCGGACCACGCCGGCGTCGTCGGGCATGGCGAGGGCCGTGTTGCCCTGGACGTAGCGGTCGAACTGGTCGGTCACCCAGGTCTTCGCGCACATGTTGGGGGAGGCCATGAGTTCGAGGACCGCTTCGCGCAGGTCGGCGGGCCGCTCGGGGCCGAAGGTGTCGGCCTGGACGCCGTCGAGCCACGCGGGCCGGTGGTAGGGCCGCTCGTAGACGGGTCCCTCGTGGGCGACGGTGCGGGGGTCGACGTCGACGATCTTCTCGCCGTCCCACTCGATGATGAGCCGACCGGTGTCGGTGACCTCGCCGAGCCAGGAGTACTCCACGGCCCACTTGTCCATGATCGCCTCGAACGCCTCCACGTTCTCGGGCGTCACGACCGCCATCATGCGTTCCTGCGACTCCGACATCAGGATCTCGCCGGGCGTGAGCGAGGGGTCCCGGAGCAGCACGTTGGTGAGTTCCACGTGCATGCCGCCGTCGCCGTTGGAGGCGAGCTCCGACGTCGCACAGGAGATGCCCGCCGCGCCGAGGTCCTGGATGCCCTCGACCACGGACGCCTTGAACAGCTCGAGGCAGCACTCGATGAGCACCTTCTCGGCGAACGGGTCGCCCACCTGGACGGCGGGGCGTTTGGACGGCTTCGAGGAGTCGAAGGATTCCGAGGCGAGCACGGAGGCGCCGCCGATGCCGTCGCCGCCGGTGCGGGCCCCGAAGAGGACCACCCTGTTGCCGGCGCCGGACGCATTGGCGAGGCGGATGTCCTCATGGCGCAGCACGCCGACCGCGAGGGCGTTGACGAGCGGGTTGCCCTGGTAGACGGCGTCGAAGACCACCTCGCCGCCGATGTTCGGCAGGCCGAGCGAGTTGCCGTAGCCGCCGATGCCCGCGACGATCCCGTGCACGAGGCGCGCGGTGTCCGGGTGGTCGATCGCGCCGAAGCGCAGCGGATCCATGACGGCGACCGGGCGGGCGCCCATGGAGATGATGTCGCGGACGATCCCGCCCACACCGGTGGCCGCGCCCTGGTAGGGCTCCACGAAGGACGGGTGGTTGTGGCTCTCCACCTTGAAGGTCACGGCCCAGCCGTCACCGATGTCCACCACGCCGGCGTTCTCGCCGATCCCCACGAGGAGGTGCTCCTTCATGGCGTCGGTGACCTTCTCGCCGAACTGCCGCAGGTGCACCTTGGAGGACTTGTAGGAGCAGTGCTCGCTCCACATCACCGAGTACATGGCGAGCTCGGCGCCGGTGGGCCTGCGCCCGAGGATCTCCTCGACGCGCCGGTACTCGTTCTCCTTGAGCCCGAGCTCCGCCCAGGGGAGCGCCTGGCCGGGGGTGGCCTCCGCGTTCGCGACGGTGTCGATGTTGAACGCCCGGGAAGTAGTTCCTGCAGTCACTTAGCCCACCAGTTTCTTGAGTACCGAGGTGAAGATGCCGAGCCCGTCGGTGCCGCCGCGGACCCCGACGTCGCCGCGGGCCGACGAGTCCGGGCCGAAACCGGCTTCGACCGCGTGCTCGGGGTGCGGCATGAGCCCGACGACGTTGCCGGCGATGTTCGAGATGCCGGCGATGTCGCGGCGCGAGCCGTTGGGGTTGCCGTCGACGTAGCGGAACACCACGCGGCCTTCACCCTCGAGCTCGTCGAGGGTGCGGTTGTCGGCGACGAACTGGCCGTCCTGGTTCTTGAGCGGGATGACGATCTCCTCGCCGTCCGCGTAGTCCGAGGTCCAGAAGGTGTCCGTGTTCTCGACGCGCAGTCGCTGGTCACGGCAGATGAAGTGCAGGGAGTTGTTCTTGATCATGGAGCCGGGCAGCAGGTGTGCCTCGGTGAGGACCTGGAACCCGTTGCAGATCCCGAGCACGGGGAGGGCCTGCGCCCCGCCGGAGGCCGCGGCCGTGATCTGCTCCATGAGCGGCGCGAAGCGGGAGATGGCGCCCGCGCGGAGGTAGTCGCCGTAGGAGAAACCGCCGGGGATGATGACGGCGTCGACCCCCTGCAGGTCGTGGTCACCGTGCCAGAGCTGGACGGCGCTGCCGCCGGCGAGGCGGACGGCGCGGACGGCGTCGCGGTCGTCGAGCGAGCCGGGGAACGTGACGACGCCGACCCTCACGCCGTCGAGCGCCCCGGCGTCGCCGCCGACGGCAACGGGCTGGGGGCCGCCGATGAGCGGGGTCTCGAGGTGGGAGGCGGTCACTGGCCGTCCTCCTCGATGACCTCCACGCGGGTGACGTCCTCGATGACCGGGTTGGACAGCAGCGTGGTGGCGGCGTGGCGGGCCTGCTCGAGGATCTCCTCCGTGACATCACCGTCCACGGTCAGTTCGAAGCGCTTGCCCTGGCGGACGCCGGCGAAGCCGGTGAGCCCTATCCGGGGGAGCGCTCCGGCGATCGCCTTACCCTGCGGGTCGAGGATCTCGGGCTTGGGCATGACGTCGACAACGATCCGGGGCATCCGGCAACTCCTGTGCGTGAGCGGCAAGTGCTGGGGGTTCCAGCATTAAATGCAGTCGCCCGGGAGTGCCGTCTCACGCCGTATCGGGTGGATACCGGCGCTCCGCGAGCTTGCCGTCCAAGTCTAGCGGGCCTTCGCACGCCTCCTGCGCGCCCGGTGCCCCGTCCCGTAGGATGCCGGTCATGGCGGAGTCCCTCGAGGCGTGGACCGACTTCAATGTCGCCATGGTCGGGGCGACGGCGGCACTCGCCGGCCTGCTGATCGTGGCGATGTCGGTCAACATTTCCGCGATCGTGGCGTCGCCGGCACTCCCGGCCCGTGCCGCCGCCTCGATCGGCACCCTCACCCTGGCGATCGTGGTCGGCGCGATCGGACTCGTTCCCGGTCAGCCCGGCTGGGTCCACGGACTCGAGGTCCTCGTGGCGCTGGTGGTCGTGCTCGCTCTCGAGGTGCACGCCGTCCGCCTCATCACCGCCGAGAGCGGCCGGAAGCCCTCGGAACGCGTCGGGAAGATCGTCGCGGGGGCGCTCCCCCTCGGACCGTTCGTGGTGGGAGCCGCACTCCTGCTCGTCGGCGCGCCCGCGGCAGGGCTCGCCTGGCTCGCTGGGGGTTGCGTCCTCGCGATCGTCGGAGGGATCCTCTTCTCCTGGGTCGCCCTCGTCGAGGTGCTGCGCTGAGACCGCCGGTCGGCCGATTCCGGGGTGCAGCGTCCACCGGGCACTACTGCCCGCCCGGCGCCCCCAGCAGGTCCTGCACGCTGGTCCATCGCGAGATCTGGCAGCCGTCCGTCAGTGCGAACGCTCCCGCCACCGACGTCCCGTCGATCTCACCGGTGATGCTCCCGGTCTGCGGTCCGCCGTACTGCTGGGTGCAGACCACGTCCTTGTTGGGGCGCGCCGTGAAGAAGGCGGTCCCGAGGCGCGCGACGGTGGCGCACGCGGCGTCGGCGTTGGGATGCGTG
This window contains:
- a CDS encoding ABC transporter permease; the protein is MSADHAAPVSAQGLVAIGASVTGPEAPRNDAGRGRTARRAGVVLLGLIVPALILLAWHVSTASGFFRPSQLPSPASVLAAAVDLAERGQLATHILISTQRVVLGFVIGSLLGVLAGALLGLSRLADVLLTPTVGALRAVPSLAWVPLLVLWIGINEDSKVTLISIGAFFPVFTTLYLGLRHVDRNLVEAARAFGLNGLRLLTTVQLPAVVPALFSGLRLALAQSWLFLVAAELIASSMGLGFLLTDSQQTGRVDRIILAIILLAVIGKTTDALLGIAERWAVRRWA
- a CDS encoding CoA-binding protein; this translates as MAHQNDPQVIRRLLTEHGRWAVVGLSDNPRRVAVGVSRFLQDGLGMEIIPVSLKGDDVHGRQGYTRLADIPGPIDVVDCFVNSSRVGAVVDQAIAVGAKAVWLQLGVIDEDAARRAAEAGLDVVMDTCPAMEAPALGL
- the acs gene encoding acetate--CoA ligase, which encodes MGVGTGTAGTGTDAATAAQEEAGRLAFWAEQAARLDWDTPWHTVHSFEKAEPQADGTLSIPAIEWFSGGTLNVAANCVDRHVRAGRGDRVALHFEGEPGDRRTVTYADLQDEVSRAANALLALGIGTGDRVVVYLPVLVETVVITLACARIGAVHSLVFGGFSAEALRFRVEDTGAKLLVTTDGQFRRGVAVPVKDNADAAVAGDNSIEHVLVVRRTGSDISWTDGRDVWWHDVVDTASPHHEPEAFDAETPLFIMYTSGTTGKPKGLVHTSGGYLTQASWSFEHLFSNPDPALRGQDVHWCTADLAWVTAHTYELYGPLSNGATQVLYEGTPNTPHPGRHLEVIERYGVTSYYTAPTLVRSLMGWFPDGVPCSYDLSSIRVLGTVGEAVNPEAWRWFRRNLGRDEVPVVDTWWQSETGATVLSPSPTDADFKPGCAARALPGVSTRIVDEEGRPVPPGVQGLIVVDRHGPAMARTVWGDPQRYLDSYWRTFAAQGWFLAGDGARYDDDGDTWILGRVDDVINVSGHRLSTIEIESALVAHPLVTEAGACPVPDPLTGHAIAAFVVLAAGADPETDVASTLRAHVATAIGPIARPSAVVVVPDVPKTRSGKIMRRLLTQLYEGSALGDTTSLQNEGCIPGIQDVLSRR
- a CDS encoding aliphatic sulfonate ABC transporter substrate-binding protein, with amino-acid sequence MNRSALLPTLALATALSLSLSGCLAGENASDTQAADGGATEGGELTIDFATYNPLSLIIKEQGWLEEELAEQDITVNWVQSAGSNKANEALRAGAIDVGSTAGSAALLARSNGSPIKAIDIYSQPEWAALVTLPDSGIASVEDLRGKSIAATRGTDPYFFLLQALEAAGVDQSEVTIENLQHADGRAALASGAVDAWSGLDPIMAAAEQDGAELFFRDIDFNTYGFLNATEDFLEEKPDVAQTVVDAYEKAREWAKENPEETAAILAEVAAIDPAIAESVIIDRTNLDVDPAPGDAQRSVLEKIGPVFVETGDVKSQEEIDEALDSLFDASLVESADPASIGSDS
- a CDS encoding C40 family peptidase encodes the protein MSRNISSARHRADVDGSLALQGLSRAAKAHATAVGRPVAIAAVTSGLALGAVGTAHAGEYTEQGTTTAPAAVAAPAAGAAATTHTVVAGDTLGAVSARYGVDLTAVLTANGLSVASIIFPGDTITIPTGGAAAAPARTVSVPVAAPAAFVAAAPAAPVQQAAAVAPAPAVSTAPAPGVHLASADITPIATSGSAGGTLLASAQSQLAAGAVQDCTILVEKALRAAGIAVGDLGPSQFFRFGSTVGTPAPGDLVITGGHVAIYAGGGQVISSGMNGANLTMKHSLSDLPGASFVRVAG
- a CDS encoding ABC transporter ATP-binding protein, coding for MTAVLAPGSTQSHHKQALGVRFAGLGRSFGSSANRRTVLRDVTVDVDPGEILAILGTSGCGKSTLLRAAAGLDIPDNGQVLIDGTPVTGIDERCAVAFQEPRLLPWHTLQANVAIGLPKSSSASAGKAKVLELLKLVGLDTFAKHRPREVSGGMAQRTSLARALARNPGVLLLDEPFGALDALTRIRMQDLLLDIHRAQPTTVLLVTHDVDEALQLADRILVLGRGDDDGPEGSTIAELVAVPGDRPRDRNSADLGALRSTLLSMLGVTGH